In Oncorhynchus clarkii lewisi isolate Uvic-CL-2024 chromosome 24, UVic_Ocla_1.0, whole genome shotgun sequence, one DNA window encodes the following:
- the LOC139383012 gene encoding 26S proteasome non-ATPase regulatory subunit 2-like, with protein MEEAKNKEKKQSEKTELKETKPTGKDKDKKDEQELSDEDKQLQEELEMMVERLGETDTSLYRPALEELRRQIRSSTTSMTSVPKPLKFLRPHYGKLKDIYEGMVPGENKSFCADVVSVLAMTMSGERECLKYRLLGSQEELASWGHEYVRHLAGEVAKEWQEVEESDKTQQETLLKLVKEIVPYNMAHNAEHEACDLLMEVEKLEMLELYIDDNAYAKVCLYLTSCVSYVPEPENSALLKCSLNIFRKFNRYPEALRLALMLNDVELVENIFTSCKDIVIQKEMAFMLGRHGMFLELNEDVEDYEDLTEIMSNVQLNSNFLALARELDIMEPKVPDDIYKTHLENNRFGGSGSQVDSARMNLASSFVNGFVNAGFGQDKLLTDDGNKWLYKNKDHGMLSAAASLGMILLWDVDGGLTQIDKYLYSSEDYIKSGALLACGIVNSGVRNECDPALALLSDYVLHNSNVMRIGAIFGLGLAYAGSNREDVLSLLLPVMVDSKSSMEVAGVTALACGMIAVGSCNGDVTSTIVQSIMEKSELELKDTYARWLPLGLGLNHLGKGEAIETTLAALQVVPEPFRSFANTLVDVCAYAGSGNVLKVQQLLHICSEHYEAKEKEEEKDKKDKKDKDKKESAADMGSHQGVAVLGIALIAMGEEIGSEMALRAFGHLLRYGEPTLRRAVPLALALISVSNPRLNILDTLSKFSHDADPEVSHNSIFAMGMVGSGTNNARLAAMLRQLAQYHAKDPNNLFMVRLAQGLTHLGKGTLTLCPYHSDRQLMSQVAVAGLLTVLVSFLDVKNIILGKSHYVLYGLVAAMQPRMLVTFDEELRPLPVSVRVGQAVDVVGQAGKPKAITGFQTHTTPVLLAHGERAELATEEYLPVTPILEGFVILRKNPNYDA; from the exons TCTAGAGGAGCTGCGCAGGCAGATCcgctcctccaccacctccatgACCTCTGTGCCCAAGCCCCTGAAGTTCCTGCGGCCACATTATGGCAAGCTCAAAGACATCTACGAGGGCATGGTGCCTGGCGAGAACAAG AGTTTCTGTGCGGACGTGGTGTCGGTCTTGGCCATGACAATGAGTGGGGAGCGGGAGTGTCTGAAGTACCGTCTGCTGGGCTCCCAGGAGGAGCTGGCGTCCTGGGGACATGAATACGTCAG gcaCCTGGCGGGCGAGGTGGCCAAGGAGTGGCAGGAGGTTGAGGAGAGTGATAAGACGCAGCAGGAGACTTTGCTGAAGCTGGTGAAGGAGATTGTGCCCTACAACATGGCCCACAACGCTGAGCACGAGGCCTGTGACCTGCTGATGGAGGTCGAGAAGCTGGAGATGCTGGAGCTCTACATAGATGATAATGCATATGCCAAGGTCTGCCTCTACCTCACCAG CTGTGTGAGCTACGTCCCTGAGCCAGAGAACTCTGCCCTGTTGAAGTGTTCCCTTAACATCTTCAGGAAGTTTAACCGTTACCCAGAGGCCCTGAGGCTGGCCCTGATGCTCAACGACGTGGAACTGGTGGAGAACATCTTCACCTCCTGCAAAGACAT TGTGATCCAGAAGGAGATGGCCTTCATGCTGGGCCGACATGGCATGTTCCTGGAGCTCAACGAGGATGTGGAGGACTACGAGGACCTGACGGAGATCATGTCCAACGTCCAGCTCAACAGCAACTTCCTGGCCCTGGcccgagag TTGGACATCATGGAACCCAAAGTCCCAGATGACATCTACAAAACCCACCTGGAGAACAACA ggtttGGAGGAAGTGGTTCCCAGGTGGACTCTGCTCGTATGAACCTGGCCTCCTCATTTGTCAACGGCTTCGTCAACGCAGGGTTTGGACAGGACAAGCTGCTCACAGACGACGGCAACAAATGGCTGTACAAGAACAAAGACCATG GTATGCTGAGTGCTGCAGCCTCTCTTGGGATGATCCTGCTGTGGGATGTGGACGGTGGTCTGACACAGATAGACAAGTACCTCTACTCCTCAGAAGACTACATTAAG tcgGGCGCCCTCCTGGCTTGTGGCATAGTAAACTCTGGGGTGAGGAATGAGTGTGACCCGGCCCTGGCCCTGCTGTCAGACTACGTCCTCCACAACAGCAACGTCATGCGGATAGGAGCCATCTTCGG CCTGGGCCTGGCATATGCTGGCTCGAACCGTGAGGACGTCCTCTCTCTGCTGCTGCCTGTCATGGTAGACTCCAAGTCCAGCATGGAG GTGGCAGGTGTGACGGCGCTGGCGTGCGGTATGATCGCGGTGGGCTCGTGCAACGGTGACGTCACCTCCACCATCGTCCAGTCCATCATGGAGAAGAGTGAGCTGGAGCTGAAAGACACATACGCCCGCTGGCTGCCCCTGGGCCTGGGCCTCAACCACCTGGGTAAAGGGGAGGCCATTGAGACCACCCTGGCAGCGCTGCAGGTGGTGCCTGAGCCCTTCCGCAGCTTCGCTAACACGCTGGTGGACGTCTGTGCCTATGCAG GTTCTGGTAATGTACTGAAGGTGCAGCAGCTGCTCCACATCTGCAGTGAGCACTATGAAGCcaaagagaaggaggaagaaaaGGACAAGAAGGATAAGAAGGATAAAGACAAGAAAGAGAGTGCAGCTGACATGGGCTCCCACCAG GGTGTGGCTGTCCTGGGTATTGCACTCATTGCTATGGGAGAAGAGATTGGCTCAGAGATGGCACTACGGGCATTTGGACACCTG TTGCGGTATGGTGAGCCTACTCTAAGGCGTGCGGTACCTCTGGCCTTGGCCCTGATCTCCGTGTCGAATCCTCGCCTCAACATCCTGGACACACTCAGCAAGTTCTCCCACGATGCTGACCCAGAGGTCTCCCACAACTCTATCTTTGCCATGGGCATGGTAGGCAGCG GAACAAACAATGCCCGCCTGGCTGCCATGCTGAGGCAGCTGGCTCAGTACCATGCCAAAGACCCCAACAACCTCTTTATGGTCCGACTTGCACAG GGTCTGACTCACCTGGGTAAAGGGACATTGACACTGTGTCCATACCACAGTGACAGGCAGCTGATGAGTCAGGTGGCTGTGGCAGGACTACTCACTGTCCTAGTCTCCTTCCTCGATGTCAAGAACA TAATCCTGGGGAAGTCTCACTACGTTCTCTATGGCCTGGTGGCTGCCATGCAGCCACGTATGCTGGTCACATTCGACGAGGAGCTGAGGCCGCTGCCCGTGTCCGTCAGGGTGGGACAG GCGGTGGACGTGGTTGGTCAGGCCGGTAAGCCCAAAGCCATCACAGGTTTCCAGACCCACACCACGCCAGTGCTCCTGGCCCATGGAGAGAGGGCAGAGCTGGCCACAGAGGAGTATCTCCCCGTCACCCCCATCCTGGAGGGCTTCGTCATCCTCCGCAAGAACCCCAACTACGATGCTTAG